A window of Nocardiopsis sp. Huas11 genomic DNA:
GATGGTGCTCGCACTCGTCCTGGCCGCCGCCACGCTCACCTTCGGCTTCTGGCTGCTGCGGCGCATCCGCCCCGTCCGCGCCCCCGACCCCGTGGTCTGCGCGGTCGCCGCCCTGTGGGGCCTGACCGCGGCCACCGGAGCGGGCGTGATCGCCAACTCCGCACTGCACGGCGTCTGGGCCACCGTCCTGGGAGTGGGACCGGCCACCGCCTGGGGGGCCGCCCTGACCGCCCCCCTCAACGAGGAAGCGCTCAAACTCGCCGGCGTCGTCCTCGTGGCGATCGCCTTCCCGCGCGCCCTGCGCGGCCCCGCCGACGGCTACATCCTCGGTGCGATCGTCGGGCTCGGCTTCGAAGTCACCGAGAACCTCATCTACGCCCTCGGCGCCATCGTCCAGTCCGGGGCGACCGCCGGCGCGCTCTCGGTCGTGCAGTCGGCGGTCCTACGGGTCGGGCTGACCGGCCTGGGCTCGCACTGGGCGATGACCGCCGTCGCCGGAACCGCCATCGGCCTGCTCGTCCCCCTCCGGCACCGGCCCGCACCGCGCCGAGCGGCGGCCGCGGCCGCACTGGTCCTGCTGGCCA
This region includes:
- a CDS encoding PrsW family glutamic-type intramembrane protease gives rise to the protein MSRTSRPLGPVLAPRRGHTRDHDPGAGPPARHVRPPRPRPPALAATAAIALGCTAGGAVLVAQISGSARVFPGEMVLALVLAAATLTFGFWLLRRIRPVRAPDPVVCAVAALWGLTAATGAGVIANSALHGVWATVLGVGPATAWGAALTAPLNEEALKLAGVVLVAIAFPRALRGPADGYILGAIVGLGFEVTENLIYALGAIVQSGATAGALSVVQSAVLRVGLTGLGSHWAMTAVAGTAIGLLVPLRHRPAPRRAAAAAALVLLAMALHWLLDAPLFGNTVPAVLAKVLVIFTATMLVYLTARRDHRRRVRAALAAQGAAAGVPPSAALALATRGGRRRERRRSAPGDLDLVRERQRQMLDDAEDSAAHRDPA